The DNA sequence CGAGGAGCGTCGGGTCGGCCAAGGAGGCGCCGGCGTCCGGGCCGGTGGGGGAGGGGGCATGGCGCATCGCCCTCGACGCTAGCGGTCCAGCCCGACGCGGGGCAGGATGCGCCCCCATGATCTCCTTCCTCGGCACCGGCCTCCTCGGGGGCAGCTTCGTGAAGGCCTTGCGCCGCCGCGGCGAGCCGGTGCAGGTCTGGAACCGCACCGCGGCCAAGGCGGCCGCGCTGGCCGAGGTGGGGGCGATCCCGTGCGCCGACCCGGCCGCGGCGGTGCGCGGCGCGGCGCGGGTGCACCTCACGCTCTCCGACGACGCGGCGGTGGACGAGGTGCTGGAGGCGGCCCGGCCTGGCCTGGCGCCCGGCGTGGCGGTGGTGGACCACAGCACCACCTCGGCCGCCGGCACGGCGGCGCGGGCGGCCCGGTGGGCGGCGCGCGGCGTCACCTTCCAGCACGCGCCGGTCTTCATGGGGCCGGTCAACGCGCTGGAGGGGACCGGCCTCATGCTGGCCTCCGGCGATCGCGCCCGCTTCGACGCGCTGTCGCCGGCGCTGCGGCCGATGACCGGCACGCTCACCTGGGTGGGGCCGCAGGAGGAGCGGGCCGCGGGCCTCAAGCTCATCGG is a window from the Anaeromyxobacter sp. genome containing:
- a CDS encoding NAD(P)-dependent oxidoreductase; translated protein: MISFLGTGLLGGSFVKALRRRGEPVQVWNRTAAKAAALAEVGAIPCADPAAAVRGAARVHLTLSDDAAVDEVLEAARPGLAPGVAVVDHSTTSAAGTAARAARWAARGVTFQHAPVFMGPVNALEGTGLMLASGDRARFDALSPALRPMTGTLTWVGPQEERAAGLKLIGNLFLVAMTTGLIDALALGKAQGIPPAEAGALFDLFNPGALVPARMRRILAGDFANPSWELGMARKDARLMLEAAAAGGVPLTAIPAIAARMDEVLAEGHARSDWTVLAKDLIR